The segment GCTGGCAGCACCCTGAGCGCGGCATCGTGTTCCCCGCCGAATTCGTTCCCCTGGCCGAGGAAACCGGCCTGATCCTGCCGCTGGGCCGCTGGGCGCTCCAGGCCGCCTGCGCCCAGCTGGTGGCCTGGGCCAGGCACCCGGATACCGCCCGGCTGGTCATGGCGGTGAACGTCAGCGCGCGCCAGTTCCACCATCCCGACTTCGTGGAAGAGGTGCTGACCGTGCTGAGGTACACCGGCGCCGACCCGAAGAAGCTCAAGCTGGAGCTGACCGAGGGCATGCTGGTAGAAGACATGGAAGGCACGGTCGCCAAGATGGTCGAGCTGAAGGAAATCGGCATCGGCCTGTCGCTGGACGACTTCGGCACCGGCTACTCATCGCTCTCCTACCTGAAGAGCCTGCCGCTGGACCAGCTGAAGATCGACCAGTCGTTCATCCGCGATGTCCTGATCGATCCCAACGACGCCGCGATCGCCTGCGCGATCGTCAGCCTGAGTCATATCCTCGGCCTGTCGGTGATGGCCGAAGGCGTGGAAACCGAAGCCCAGCGCAGTTTCCTCGTCAGCCACGGCTGCCAGGCGTTCCAGGGGTACCTGTTCTCCCGCCCGCTGGCGCCCGAGCAGTTCAGGCAGTACGTGCACGAACGGGTGATGGCCGAAAACTAGCGCGCGCCGGCCGCCTTCCGCTCGTGGCGGACCTACTCCGTCGCGTCGAACGCCTTGTGGTAGCTCACGCTGCCAGTCGGGAATTCGCCGCCGAAAGAGAGCGCCTGGAAGTATTCGGGCGGAACCCCCGGCAGCTCCAGACCAGGCCGCACGTCGAAACCGAATCGCTGGTAGTAGCCGGGGTCACCCAGCAACACGCAACCGGCTCCGCCCAGGCGCTGCAGCTCCGCAAGCGCCGCCCGCATCAAGGCCGAACCGATGCCCTGGCCATGGCGTTCGGGCCATACGGAGATCGGCCCGAGGCCGTACCAGCCCATCGCACCGGAGGACAGGGTCACCGGCGAAATCGCGACGTGGCC is part of the Pseudomonas lalkuanensis genome and harbors:
- a CDS encoding GNAT family N-acetyltransferase — protein: MNISVRNERVDDIETISRLTEAAFRSEGHSSHTEQFIVNALRRSGGLTISLVAEEGDAIVGHVAISPVTLSSGAMGWYGLGPISVWPERHGQGIGSALMRAALAELQRLGGAGCVLLGDPGYYQRFGFDVRPGLELPGVPPEYFQALSFGGEFPTGSVSYHKAFDATE